In Natronococcus sp. AD-5, the genomic window GGCGGCCCTGGGCGTCACGAGCCTCGAGGAGGCCCGAGAGGTCGCTCAGCGGTAGCGGCGTGTCGTCCGCGAGGGCCGCGGTCTCGCCGTCCCACTCGACCATCCCGCACTCCGCCAGCCGCGGCAGGTGGTTGTGGACGAGGCTGATCCGGACCTCGTGGTACAGTCGACCGTCCGACCCGCCGTCCGTTTCCCGATCGGCGACCGCTCCCGTGAGCTCTGCTAGCGTGACCGGCGACTCTTTGGCGTGGAGCACCTCCAGTAGCCGGATCCGGCGCGGGTGGCGAAGGGTCTCGTACCACTCCGTCGGGATCTCGTTCAGTGGCCCCCGCGTCCCGTCACCGCCGATCTGAGCGTCGGAACTCATCAGTTCCACACAGCGGTGCAATAGGAATAAACACGCTTCCAAAACGATTTGGGCTAGTCGTCCGACAGAAATGCCGGATCCGGATGATGACGACCACTGCGGCCCGGAATCGTCTACCCTGGGATCGACGAAGGCCCTGGCAGGCCGAGTCACGGTATCGATCACCGCGCCGGCGGTCGAGTACGAACGGGTATCCGCGTCGACGCGAACGAAATCGCCAGCCTCGCACCGGTGATACCGTCGTTGGGCGAGGGTACCGCCCCGTCCTTTTTGCGTCTCCGAGCCGTACACTAGCGCATGCTTATCGTACGCGGTCGTGCGGGCGGAACCGAACTCACCGGCACGGTGTACGAGCGCGGGGAGCAGCCTCCCCCGTTTCGGGGTGCACCCGACGAAGACGCCGCGTACGTTTGGATCTGCGACGAGTTCTACGAGGTCAACAGCGGCGGCAGCGTCCAGGTCATCGACGGCCGGGAGGTCCACCTCGCGTTCGAATCGCCGATGCCGCGCGGGTTCGACACCCGCGAACAGGCGATCGTAGGGGCGAAAGAACACGTCCGCACCCAGTTCGCCAGGATCGGCGTCGACCCCGCCGACGTCGAACTCGAGGTCGAGACGGAGACCTAGTCGAACTCCTCGGACCAGCGGTGGTCGTCGTAGTTGCGGTCCTGGCTCGTCTCGAACCGCGTCTCGAGCGTCTCGCGGAGCGACCGCTTCTCCGAACTGCTGATCCGGGCGAGTTCGTCGGCCTTTCCGACGATCGTCGGCGGGCCGTGGGCGACGGCGACGTCCTGAAGCAGTTGCAACGTCAATCGCTCGCGCGTCTCCGGATCGCGCGTGAACGCGTAGGGGGCTTCGATCCGGTAGACGAGGTCGTCCCGCGGATCGTAGACGACGAAGAACGTCACCTCGTACTCCTCGAACGGCCGGTCGCGCTCGACGCCGAGCGCGTCGCCCTCGGCCGAGAGCGGCCGGTCGACGCCGCCCCGAGAGCGGAACCAGTTCGTGTACGTCAGCGCCGACGTGTCCCGTTCCCAGCGGTCGCCGTCGACGTCCGGAACGTAGTCGCCGCGCTCGAGGAGCCGGGTGAACATGGCCGAATCGTTCGCCCAGGGCGTGGCGACGTCGGCGTCGCGTTTCTCCTTCAGCGTTCGCGTGATAACTCGCGTCGCCGGGTTCTTGACGAATCCGACCAGCGGAACCCCGCGGTCGACGAACTCCTCGACCAGCCGGACGTAGTTCTCCAGAACGGTCGTCGGCCGCGGATCCTCGAGCAGGAAGTCGGCGAGATCGGGGTGCTGGTCGGCCCAGCGGAGCAATCCCCGCGGGTACAGCGGCCCGTCGAGCACGAGCAGGTCTTCGACGTCGGCGGCGTGATCGCGGGCGTGGGTACTCTCGGCGAGGTACAGCGCCAGCGCGTGAACGACACCTTCGGCGAACCGCGGGAGCGGCGGCACCTTGACGACCCGGCTCCGGCTGTACCCCTCGTCGAACTTCCGCCACGTCTCGTCGACGGTCATCGTCTCGTCGTTCGAGTGCACCGTCGCGACGACGGTCCGCGAGCGGTGCAGGTCGAGGTCGCTCGGGGTCGCGCTCATCGCCGCCTGCGCGATGTCGATGACCAGTCCGTTCTTGAACGTCGTCGGATTGATGGTCCCGGCGTCGAGGCCGTGTTCGGTCGGGAACGGACGCTCCGCGAGCGCCACGTCCTCGCAGTCGACGAACCGCCGAGTGCGATCGCCGACCGGCTCGAGGATCGTCCGGCCGTCCCGGACGAGCGGCTCGAGAAACTCGTTCCAGACGGTCTCGGCGAACGCCCGGTGGTCGCGCTCGTCGGCGCCGTGATCGATCCGTCCCGCGAGCTGGGCGATGCCGTCGAAGTGGACCGGATCGAGCGTCATGCCAGTGGACTCCCGCCGCACTCCCAAATAACCAGTGATCGGTGACTCTCTCGACCGCCGACAGTTACGGTCGATATTTCGAGGCGATCCCCCGCCTCGCAGCCGACGGACGACAGCGACAGCTAGTTACGCCGGGCTGGTCACACGTCGGATATGGACGCTGCGCTGATCATCCTCGACGGCTGGGGGCTCGGTGACGATTCCGCGAGAGACGCGGTCGAAGCGGCCGACACGCCCGCGTTCGACCGACTGTCGGATGCAGGTGCGAGCGGTCGACTCGAGGTCGCCGGCCGCCGGGTCGGACTCCCCGAGGGG contains:
- a CDS encoding DUF7344 domain-containing protein; protein product: MSSDAQIGGDGTRGPLNEIPTEWYETLRHPRRIRLLEVLHAKESPVTLAELTGAVADRETDGGSDGRLYHEVRISLVHNHLPRLAECGMVEWDGETAALADDTPLPLSDLSGLLEARDAQGRLLEVFVHPVRTQLYSIVRERPRPISVDRLASELAAREAGSLSTPEEAAIALHHVHLPAMDDVGALEFDREAGTVRRSDRSTPSMTS
- a CDS encoding DUF7113 family protein encodes the protein MLIVRGRAGGTELTGTVYERGEQPPPFRGAPDEDAAYVWICDEFYEVNSGGSVQVIDGREVHLAFESPMPRGFDTREQAIVGAKEHVRTQFARIGVDPADVELEVETET
- a CDS encoding DNA double-strand break repair nuclease NurA; the encoded protein is MTLDPVHFDGIAQLAGRIDHGADERDHRAFAETVWNEFLEPLVRDGRTILEPVGDRTRRFVDCEDVALAERPFPTEHGLDAGTINPTTFKNGLVIDIAQAAMSATPSDLDLHRSRTVVATVHSNDETMTVDETWRKFDEGYSRSRVVKVPPLPRFAEGVVHALALYLAESTHARDHAADVEDLLVLDGPLYPRGLLRWADQHPDLADFLLEDPRPTTVLENYVRLVEEFVDRGVPLVGFVKNPATRVITRTLKEKRDADVATPWANDSAMFTRLLERGDYVPDVDGDRWERDTSALTYTNWFRSRGGVDRPLSAEGDALGVERDRPFEEYEVTFFVVYDPRDDLVYRIEAPYAFTRDPETRERLTLQLLQDVAVAHGPPTIVGKADELARISSSEKRSLRETLETRFETSQDRNYDDHRWSEEFD